The Chroicocephalus ridibundus chromosome 3, bChrRid1.1, whole genome shotgun sequence genome has a segment encoding these proteins:
- the KCNF1 gene encoding potassium voltage-gated channel subfamily F member 1, with the protein MAGDSRSPDVDTDGSGKNEEMEIVVNVGGVRQVFYGDNLNQYPETRLAELINCLSGGYDSIFSLCDDYDPGKREFYFDRDPDAFKCIIDVYYFGEIHMKKGICPICFKNEMEFWKVDLKFLDDCCKTHLSEKKEELEEIARRVQLILDDLGVDASESRWKRCQKYIWKFLEKPESSYPARVIAVLSFLFILISSVVMCVGTIPDLQIVDAEGNRMEHPTLDSIETACIGWFTMEYVLRLISSPNKLHFALSFMNIVDVLAILPFYVSLTLTHLGAKLMELSNVQQAVQALRIMRIARIFKLARHSSGLQTLTYALKRSFKELGLLLMYLAVGIFVFSALGYTMEQSHPETLFKSIPQSFWWAIITMTTVGYGDIYPKTTLGKLNAAISFLCGVIAIALPIHPIINNFVRYYNKQRVLETAAKHELELMELNSAEGKTANSKSEPEDLVRDGKEGPFYSSRLKVSHSDTFIHLLSEEKHYRTRLQSCK; encoded by the coding sequence ATGGCAGGTGACTCTAGGTCTCCAGATGTGGACACAGACGGatcaggaaaaaatgaagaaatggagATTGTAGTCAATGTCGGTGGGGTAAGGCAGGTGTTCTATGGAGATAACCTGAATCAATATCCAGAAACACGTCTGGCAGAGCTGATCAATTGTTTATCGGGGGGATACGATAGCATATTCTCCCTCTGTGATGACTATGATCCTGGAAAGAGAGAGTTTTACTTTGACAGAGATCCAGATGCTTTCAAATGCATTATTGACGTATACTACTTTGGGGAAATTCACATGAAGAAAGGAATATGTCCCATATGTTTCAAGAACGAAATGGAATTTTGGAAAGTGGATCTGAAATTTTTGGATGACTGCTGCAAAACTCATCTaagtgaaaaaaaggaggaactgGAAGAAATAGCTCGAAGGGTGCAACTGATTCTGGATGACTTGGGAGTAGATGCCTCGGAAAGTCGCTGGAAAAGGTGCCAAAAATACATCTGGAAATTTCTGGAGAAGCCAGAATCGTCCTACCCAGCTAGAGTGATCGCTGTTCTgtcctttctgtttattttgatcTCTTCCGTCGTGATGTGTGTGGGCACCATCCCAGACCTGCAGATCGTAGATGCGGAGGGGAACCGTATGGAGCACCCGACCCTGGACAGCATAGAGACAGCCTGCATAGGCTGGTTTACCATGGAGTACGTGCTGAGGCTAATCTCCTCTCCCAACAAACTCCACTTTGCCCTGTCTTTCATGAACATTGTCGACGTGCTAGCAATACTTCCTTTCTATGTCAGCCTCACCTTGACCCACTTGGGAGCCAAGCTCATGGAGCTGAGCAACGTCCAGCAGGCTGTCCAGGCCCTGCGCATCATGAGGATCGCGAGGATTTTCAAGCTTGCCCGGCACTCCTCAGGGCTCCAGACCCTAACGTATGCCCTGAAACGCAGCTTTAAGGAGCTCGGGCTGCTCCTCATGTACTTGGCCGTTGGAATCTTTGTCTTTTCTGCCCTGGGTTACACCATGGAGCAAAGCCACCCTgaaactttatttaaaagcatCCCTCAGTCATTTTGGTGGGCAATCATTACCATGACCACAGTTGGATATGGAGACATATACCCTAAAACAACACTAGGAAAACTGAATGCTGCCATCAGTTTTCTTTGCGGGGTGATAGCGATCGCCCTTCCCATCCATCCTATCATTAACAACTTTGTCAGGTATTATAACAAACAGAGGGTTTTAGAAACAGCTGCCAAGCACGAATTGGAGCTGATGGAGCTAAACTCAGCCGAGGGGAAAACTGCAAACTCCAAAAGTGAACCAGAGGATCTTGTGAGGGACGGCAAGGAGGGTCCTTTTTATAGCAGCCGGCTAAAAGTCTCCCACAGTGACACCTTTATTCATCTACTGTCAGAAGAGAAACACTATAGGACCAGGCTTCAAAGCTGCAAATAA